In one window of Canis lupus baileyi chromosome 10, mCanLup2.hap1, whole genome shotgun sequence DNA:
- the BRD8 gene encoding bromodomain-containing protein 8 isoform X2: MATGTGKHKLLSTGPTEPWSIREKLCLASSVMRSGDQNWVSVSRAIKPFAEPGRPPDWFSQKHCASQYSELLETTETPKRKRGEKGEVVETVEDVIVRKLTAERVEELRKVIKETQEKYRRLKRDAELIQAGHMDSRLDELCNDIVMKKKLEEEEAEVKRKATDAAYQARQAVKTPPRRLPTVMVRSPIDSASPGGDYPLGDLTATTMEEATSGVTPGTLPSTPVTSFPGIPDTLPPGSAPLEAPMTPVTDDSPQKKMLGQKATPPPSPLLSELLKKGSLLPTSPRLVNESEMAVASGHLNSTGVLLEVGGVLPMIHGGEMQQTPNTVAASPAASGAPTLSRLLEAGPTQFTTPLASFTTVASEPPVKLVPPPVESVSQATIVMMPALPTPSSAPAVSTPESVAPVSQPDTCVPMEAVGDPHTVTVSMDSSEISMIINSIKEECFRSGVAEAPGGSKAPSIDGKEDLDLAEKMDIAVSYTGEELDFETVGDIIAIIEDKVDDHPEVLDVAAVEAALSFCEENDDPQSLPGPWEHPIQQERDKPVSLPAPEMTVKQERLDFEETENKGIHELVDIREPSVEIKMEPAEPEQGISGPEIVAGVVPAPSMEPPELRSQELDEEPRSIATGEIAEADVSSGKGDETPLTTVKTEASPESMLSPSHGSNPIEDPLEAETQHKFEMSDSLKEESGTIFGSQIKDAPGEDEEEDGVSEAASLEEAKEEDQGEGYLSEMDNEPPVSESDDGFSIHNATLQSHTLADSIPSSPASSQFSVCSEDQEAIQAQKIWKKAIMLVWRAAANHRYANVFLQPVTDDIAPGYHSIVQRPMDLSTIKKNIENGLIRSTAEFQRDIMLMFQNAVMYNSSDHDVYHMAVEMQRDVLEQIQQFLATQLIMQTSESGISAKSLRGRDSTRKQDSSEKMGHEWVWFDSEPDYYPNDSELSNDCRSLFSSWDSSLDLDVGSWRETEEPGAEELEESSPGREPSELLVGDGGSEESQEEAEQVSRQNLLHFLSEVAYLMEPLCISSKESNEGHCLSSGTRQQEEREMEATEGEEPCREPEQLSARLDPMVAEKPLGKNGRPEVAPAPSDVCVIQRLSTESEEGEVQQESKEEDQGEGYVSEMEDQPSSTECDDGFSIQETPLVDILFSRATSSTLSDLGQNDPVQDHLLFKKTLLPVWKMIASHRFSSPFLKPVSERQAPGYKDVVKRPMDLTSLKRNLSKGRIRTMAQFQRDLMLMFQNAVMYNDSDHHVYHMAVEMQREVLEQIQVLSIWLDKRRDLNSLE, encoded by the exons ATGGCGACAGGAACGGGTA aaCACAAGCTGTTGAGTACTGGCCCTACAGAGCCATGGTCCATCCGAGAGAAGCTCTGCTTAGCCTCTTCGGTCATGAGGAGTGGAGATCAAAATTG GGTATCAGTTAGCAGAGCAATCAAGCCCTTTGCAGAACCTGGCCGCCCTCCAGACTGGTTCTCTCAAAAA CATTGTGCTTCCCAGTACTCAGAGCTTCTAGAGACCACTGAGACCCCAAA aAGGAAACGGGGTGAAAAGGGAGAAGTGGTCGAAACTGTTGAAGATGTCATTGTTCGGAAATTGACTGCTGAACGAGTTGAGGAACTAAGGAAAGTGATAAAGGAAACCCAAGAAAAATATAG acGGCTGAAAAGAGATGCAGAACTAATTCAAGCTGGGCACATGGACAGCAGACTGGATGAACTTTGCAATGACATTGTGAT GAAAAAGAagttggaggaagaggaggctgaaGTAAAGAGGAAGGCTACGGATGCTGCATATCAGG CTCGTCAAGCAGTAAAAACACCCCCTCGGAGATTACCCACTGTGATGGTCCGCTCTCCTATAGATTCTGCCTCCCCAGGAGGTGATTATCCACTCGGAGACTTGACTGCAACCACTATGGAAGAGGCCACCTCTGGA GTAACCCCTGGGACTTTGCCGAGTACCCCAGTCACCTCGTTTCCTGGGATTCCTGACACCCTTCCTCCAGGCTCTGCACCCTTAGAAGCCCCCATGACCCCAGTAACAGATGATTCACCCCAGAAAAAGATGCTTGGACAGAAAGCaactccacccccctcccctctgctgtcAGAGCTCTTGAAGAAGGGCAGCCTCCTGCCTACTAGCCCCAGACTG GTCAATGAGAGTGAAATGGCTGTGGCTTCTGGCCACTTGAACAGTACAGGTGTCCTCCTGGAGGTAGGCGGGGTTCTTCCCATGATACATGGTGGGGAAATGCAGCAGACACCCAACACTGTTGCGGCCTCCCCTGCTGCCTCAG GTGCTCCCACTCTTTCCCGGCTTTTAGAAGCTGGTCCTACACAGTTCACCACTCCTCTTGCTTCCTTCACTACTGTTGCCAGTGAACCTCCAGTTAAACTTGTGCCACCCCCTGTAGAGTCTGTGTCCCAGGCTACCATTGTCATGATGCCTGCGCTGCCAACACCATCCTCTGCTCCGGCTGTCTCCACTCCTGAGAGTGTAGCTCCAG TGAGTCAGCCTGACACTTGTGTCCCCATGGAGGCTGTGGGGGATCCACATACTGTGACTGTTTCCATGGATAGCAGCGAAATCTCCATGATCATCAATTCTATCAAAGAAGAGTGTTTCCGATCAGGGGTAGCAGAGGCCCCTGGGGGGTCAAAGGCTCCCAGCATAGATGGGAAGGAAGATTTAGATCTGGCTGAGAAGATGGATATTGCTGTGTCTTACACAGGTGAAGAGCTTGACTTTGAGACTGTTGGCGACATCATTGCCATTATTGAGGACAAG GTAGATGATCATCCTGAAGTGCTGGATGTGGCAGCAGTAGAAGCGGCACTGTCATTCTGTGAAGAGAATGATGATCCCCAGTCCCTGCCTGGCCCCTGGGAGCACCCGATCCAGCAGGAGCGGGATAAGCCAGTATCTCTTCCTGCACCAGAGATGACAGTCAAGCAAGAAAGGCTGGACtttgaggaaacagaaaacaaaggaatCCATGAACTGGTAGACATCAGAGAGCCTAGTGTTGAGATTAAAATGGAACCTGCGGAACCAGAACAAGGCATCTCAGGTCCTGAAATAGTAGCTGGAGTTGTTCCAGCCCCAAGTATGGAGCCACCAGAACTCAGGAGTCAAGAGTTAGATGAGGAACCCAGAAGTATTGCCACTGGAGAGATTGCTGAAGCAGATGTTTCCAGTGGGAAAGGCGATGAGACTCCACTTACAACTGTGAAGACAGAG GCATCCCCTGAAAGCATGTTGTCTCCATCACATGGCTCCAATCCCATCGAAGATCCTTTAGAGGCAGAGACTCAGCACAAGTTTGAAATGTCAG ACTCATTGAAAGAAGAATCAGGGACTATTTTTGGAAGCCAGATAAAG GATGCCCCaggtgaggatgaggaggaagatgGAGTCAGCGAAGCTGCCAGCCTAGAGGAGGCTAAGGAAGAAGATCAAGGAGAAGGCTATTTGTCAGAAATGGATAATGAGCCACCTGTGAGCGAGAGCGATGATGGCTTTAGCATTCACAATGCTACACTGCAGTCCCATACACTGGCAGACTCCATCCCCAGCAGCCCTGCTTCTTCACAGTT CTCTGTCTGTAGTGAAGATCAGGAAGCCATTCAGGCACAGAAAATCTGGAAGAAAGCTATCATGCTTGTATGGAGAGCTGCAGCTAATCATAG ATATGCCAATGTCTTCCTGCAGCCTGTTACAGATGATATAGCACCTGGCTACCATAGCATTGTACAGAG gccTATGGATTTGTCAACTATtaagaaaaacattgaaaatgGACTGATCCGCAGCACAGCTGAATTTCAGCGGGATATTATGCTGATGTTCCAGAATGCTGTAATGTATAATAGCTCGGACCATGATGTCTATCATATGGCAGTAGAAATGCAGCGAGATGTCTTAGAGCAAATCCAG CAATTCCTTGCCACACAGTTGATTATGCAGACATCTGAATCTGGGATCAGTGCTAAAAGTCTTCGTGGGAGAGATTCTACCCGCAAACAGGATTCTTCAGAGAAG ATGGGGCATGAGTGGGTTTGGTTCGATTCGGAGCCAGATTATTATCCCAATGACTCTGAGCTGAGCAACGACTGCAGGTCCCTCTTCAGTTCATGGGATTCCAGTCTGGATCTTGATGTGGGCAGCTGGAGAGAAACTGAGGAGCCAGGGGCTGAGGAACTAGAGGAAAGCAGCCCAGGGAGAGAACCTAGTGAGCTGCTTGTGGGGGACGGAGGCAGTGAGGAATCTCAGGAAGAGGCAGAGCAAGTCAGCCGCCAGAATCTCCTCCATTTTCTCTCTGAG GTAGCTTATTTAATGGAGCCATTGTGCATTAGCAGCAAAGAATCAAATGAAGGTCACTGCCTTTCATCTGGTACCAGACaacaagaggaaagagaaatggaagctaCTGAAGGAGAAGagccatgcagagagcctgaacAGCTTTCAGCTAGGCTAGACCCCATGGTAGCTGAGAAGCCATTGGGAAAAAATGGAAGGCCAGAGGTGGCTCCAGCTCCCTCAGATGTTTGTGTAATTCAGCGACTATCCACAGAGAGTGAAGAG GGGGAGGTTCAGCAAGAATCCAAAGAGGAAGACCAGGGTGAAGGATATGTGTCAGAAATGGAAGACCAGCCCTCTTCAACAGAGTGTGATGATGGGTTCAGCATTCAGGAGACTCCTCTGGTGGATATCCTTTTCAGCCGTGCTACCTCTTCAACATT GTCTGATCTAGGCCAGAATGACCCTGTTCAGGATCACTTGCTATTTAAGAAGACTCTCCTGCCAGTCTGGAAGATGATTGCCAGTCACAG GTTCAGCAGTCCTTTTCTGAAGCCTGTGTCAGAAAGGCAGGCCCCAGGATACAAGGATGTGGTGAAAAG aCCTATGGACTTAACTAGCCTGAAAAGGAATCTGTCTAAGGGACGGATTCGTACCATGGCTCAGTTCCAGCGAGACCTGATGCTGATGTTCCAAAATGCTGTGATGTACAATGACTCTGATCACCATGTGTACCATATGGCTGTGGAGATGCAGCGAGAAGTCTTGGAGCAGATTCAG GTGCTGAGTATTTGGTTAGACAAAAGAAGAGACTTAAATAGCTTGGAATGA
- the BRD8 gene encoding bromodomain-containing protein 8 isoform X1 translates to MATGTGKHKLLSTGPTEPWSIREKLCLASSVMRSGDQNWVSVSRAIKPFAEPGRPPDWFSQKHCASQYSELLETTETPKRKRGEKGEVVETVEDVIVRKLTAERVEELRKVIKETQEKYRRLKRDAELIQAGHMDSRLDELCNDIVMKKKLEEEEAEVKRKATDAAYQARQAVKTPPRRLPTVMVRSPIDSASPGGDYPLGDLTATTMEEATSGVTPGTLPSTPVTSFPGIPDTLPPGSAPLEAPMTPVTDDSPQKKMLGQKATPPPSPLLSELLKKGSLLPTSPRLVNESEMAVASGHLNSTGVLLEVGGVLPMIHGGEMQQTPNTVAASPAASGAPTLSRLLEAGPTQFTTPLASFTTVASEPPVKLVPPPVESVSQATIVMMPALPTPSSAPAVSTPESVAPVSQPDTCVPMEAVGDPHTVTVSMDSSEISMIINSIKEECFRSGVAEAPGGSKAPSIDGKEDLDLAEKMDIAVSYTGEELDFETVGDIIAIIEDKVDDHPEVLDVAAVEAALSFCEENDDPQSLPGPWEHPIQQERDKPVSLPAPEMTVKQERLDFEETENKGIHELVDIREPSVEIKMEPAEPEQGISGPEIVAGVVPAPSMEPPELRSQELDEEPRSIATGEIAEADVSSGKGDETPLTTVKTEASPESMLSPSHGSNPIEDPLEAETQHKFEMSDSLKEESGTIFGSQIKDAPGEDEEEDGVSEAASLEEAKEEDQGEGYLSEMDNEPPVSESDDGFSIHNATLQSHTLADSIPSSPASSQFSVCSEDQEAIQAQKIWKKAIMLVWRAAANHRYANVFLQPVTDDIAPGYHSIVQRPMDLSTIKKNIENGLIRSTAEFQRDIMLMFQNAVMYNSSDHDVYHMAVEMQRDVLEQIQQFLATQLIMQTSESGISAKSLRGRDSTRKQDSSEKDSVPMGSPAFLLSLFMGHEWVWFDSEPDYYPNDSELSNDCRSLFSSWDSSLDLDVGSWRETEEPGAEELEESSPGREPSELLVGDGGSEESQEEAEQVSRQNLLHFLSEVAYLMEPLCISSKESNEGHCLSSGTRQQEEREMEATEGEEPCREPEQLSARLDPMVAEKPLGKNGRPEVAPAPSDVCVIQRLSTESEEGEVQQESKEEDQGEGYVSEMEDQPSSTECDDGFSIQETPLVDILFSRATSSTLSDLGQNDPVQDHLLFKKTLLPVWKMIASHRFSSPFLKPVSERQAPGYKDVVKRPMDLTSLKRNLSKGRIRTMAQFQRDLMLMFQNAVMYNDSDHHVYHMAVEMQREVLEQIQVLSIWLDKRRDLNSLE, encoded by the exons ATGGCGACAGGAACGGGTA aaCACAAGCTGTTGAGTACTGGCCCTACAGAGCCATGGTCCATCCGAGAGAAGCTCTGCTTAGCCTCTTCGGTCATGAGGAGTGGAGATCAAAATTG GGTATCAGTTAGCAGAGCAATCAAGCCCTTTGCAGAACCTGGCCGCCCTCCAGACTGGTTCTCTCAAAAA CATTGTGCTTCCCAGTACTCAGAGCTTCTAGAGACCACTGAGACCCCAAA aAGGAAACGGGGTGAAAAGGGAGAAGTGGTCGAAACTGTTGAAGATGTCATTGTTCGGAAATTGACTGCTGAACGAGTTGAGGAACTAAGGAAAGTGATAAAGGAAACCCAAGAAAAATATAG acGGCTGAAAAGAGATGCAGAACTAATTCAAGCTGGGCACATGGACAGCAGACTGGATGAACTTTGCAATGACATTGTGAT GAAAAAGAagttggaggaagaggaggctgaaGTAAAGAGGAAGGCTACGGATGCTGCATATCAGG CTCGTCAAGCAGTAAAAACACCCCCTCGGAGATTACCCACTGTGATGGTCCGCTCTCCTATAGATTCTGCCTCCCCAGGAGGTGATTATCCACTCGGAGACTTGACTGCAACCACTATGGAAGAGGCCACCTCTGGA GTAACCCCTGGGACTTTGCCGAGTACCCCAGTCACCTCGTTTCCTGGGATTCCTGACACCCTTCCTCCAGGCTCTGCACCCTTAGAAGCCCCCATGACCCCAGTAACAGATGATTCACCCCAGAAAAAGATGCTTGGACAGAAAGCaactccacccccctcccctctgctgtcAGAGCTCTTGAAGAAGGGCAGCCTCCTGCCTACTAGCCCCAGACTG GTCAATGAGAGTGAAATGGCTGTGGCTTCTGGCCACTTGAACAGTACAGGTGTCCTCCTGGAGGTAGGCGGGGTTCTTCCCATGATACATGGTGGGGAAATGCAGCAGACACCCAACACTGTTGCGGCCTCCCCTGCTGCCTCAG GTGCTCCCACTCTTTCCCGGCTTTTAGAAGCTGGTCCTACACAGTTCACCACTCCTCTTGCTTCCTTCACTACTGTTGCCAGTGAACCTCCAGTTAAACTTGTGCCACCCCCTGTAGAGTCTGTGTCCCAGGCTACCATTGTCATGATGCCTGCGCTGCCAACACCATCCTCTGCTCCGGCTGTCTCCACTCCTGAGAGTGTAGCTCCAG TGAGTCAGCCTGACACTTGTGTCCCCATGGAGGCTGTGGGGGATCCACATACTGTGACTGTTTCCATGGATAGCAGCGAAATCTCCATGATCATCAATTCTATCAAAGAAGAGTGTTTCCGATCAGGGGTAGCAGAGGCCCCTGGGGGGTCAAAGGCTCCCAGCATAGATGGGAAGGAAGATTTAGATCTGGCTGAGAAGATGGATATTGCTGTGTCTTACACAGGTGAAGAGCTTGACTTTGAGACTGTTGGCGACATCATTGCCATTATTGAGGACAAG GTAGATGATCATCCTGAAGTGCTGGATGTGGCAGCAGTAGAAGCGGCACTGTCATTCTGTGAAGAGAATGATGATCCCCAGTCCCTGCCTGGCCCCTGGGAGCACCCGATCCAGCAGGAGCGGGATAAGCCAGTATCTCTTCCTGCACCAGAGATGACAGTCAAGCAAGAAAGGCTGGACtttgaggaaacagaaaacaaaggaatCCATGAACTGGTAGACATCAGAGAGCCTAGTGTTGAGATTAAAATGGAACCTGCGGAACCAGAACAAGGCATCTCAGGTCCTGAAATAGTAGCTGGAGTTGTTCCAGCCCCAAGTATGGAGCCACCAGAACTCAGGAGTCAAGAGTTAGATGAGGAACCCAGAAGTATTGCCACTGGAGAGATTGCTGAAGCAGATGTTTCCAGTGGGAAAGGCGATGAGACTCCACTTACAACTGTGAAGACAGAG GCATCCCCTGAAAGCATGTTGTCTCCATCACATGGCTCCAATCCCATCGAAGATCCTTTAGAGGCAGAGACTCAGCACAAGTTTGAAATGTCAG ACTCATTGAAAGAAGAATCAGGGACTATTTTTGGAAGCCAGATAAAG GATGCCCCaggtgaggatgaggaggaagatgGAGTCAGCGAAGCTGCCAGCCTAGAGGAGGCTAAGGAAGAAGATCAAGGAGAAGGCTATTTGTCAGAAATGGATAATGAGCCACCTGTGAGCGAGAGCGATGATGGCTTTAGCATTCACAATGCTACACTGCAGTCCCATACACTGGCAGACTCCATCCCCAGCAGCCCTGCTTCTTCACAGTT CTCTGTCTGTAGTGAAGATCAGGAAGCCATTCAGGCACAGAAAATCTGGAAGAAAGCTATCATGCTTGTATGGAGAGCTGCAGCTAATCATAG ATATGCCAATGTCTTCCTGCAGCCTGTTACAGATGATATAGCACCTGGCTACCATAGCATTGTACAGAG gccTATGGATTTGTCAACTATtaagaaaaacattgaaaatgGACTGATCCGCAGCACAGCTGAATTTCAGCGGGATATTATGCTGATGTTCCAGAATGCTGTAATGTATAATAGCTCGGACCATGATGTCTATCATATGGCAGTAGAAATGCAGCGAGATGTCTTAGAGCAAATCCAG CAATTCCTTGCCACACAGTTGATTATGCAGACATCTGAATCTGGGATCAGTGCTAAAAGTCTTCGTGGGAGAGATTCTACCCGCAAACAGGATTCTTCAGAGAAG GACAGTGTCCCCATGGgctctcctgccttccttctctctctcttt ATGGGGCATGAGTGGGTTTGGTTCGATTCGGAGCCAGATTATTATCCCAATGACTCTGAGCTGAGCAACGACTGCAGGTCCCTCTTCAGTTCATGGGATTCCAGTCTGGATCTTGATGTGGGCAGCTGGAGAGAAACTGAGGAGCCAGGGGCTGAGGAACTAGAGGAAAGCAGCCCAGGGAGAGAACCTAGTGAGCTGCTTGTGGGGGACGGAGGCAGTGAGGAATCTCAGGAAGAGGCAGAGCAAGTCAGCCGCCAGAATCTCCTCCATTTTCTCTCTGAG GTAGCTTATTTAATGGAGCCATTGTGCATTAGCAGCAAAGAATCAAATGAAGGTCACTGCCTTTCATCTGGTACCAGACaacaagaggaaagagaaatggaagctaCTGAAGGAGAAGagccatgcagagagcctgaacAGCTTTCAGCTAGGCTAGACCCCATGGTAGCTGAGAAGCCATTGGGAAAAAATGGAAGGCCAGAGGTGGCTCCAGCTCCCTCAGATGTTTGTGTAATTCAGCGACTATCCACAGAGAGTGAAGAG GGGGAGGTTCAGCAAGAATCCAAAGAGGAAGACCAGGGTGAAGGATATGTGTCAGAAATGGAAGACCAGCCCTCTTCAACAGAGTGTGATGATGGGTTCAGCATTCAGGAGACTCCTCTGGTGGATATCCTTTTCAGCCGTGCTACCTCTTCAACATT GTCTGATCTAGGCCAGAATGACCCTGTTCAGGATCACTTGCTATTTAAGAAGACTCTCCTGCCAGTCTGGAAGATGATTGCCAGTCACAG GTTCAGCAGTCCTTTTCTGAAGCCTGTGTCAGAAAGGCAGGCCCCAGGATACAAGGATGTGGTGAAAAG aCCTATGGACTTAACTAGCCTGAAAAGGAATCTGTCTAAGGGACGGATTCGTACCATGGCTCAGTTCCAGCGAGACCTGATGCTGATGTTCCAAAATGCTGTGATGTACAATGACTCTGATCACCATGTGTACCATATGGCTGTGGAGATGCAGCGAGAAGTCTTGGAGCAGATTCAG GTGCTGAGTATTTGGTTAGACAAAAGAAGAGACTTAAATAGCTTGGAATGA